From the Esox lucius isolate fEsoLuc1 chromosome 21, fEsoLuc1.pri, whole genome shotgun sequence genome, one window contains:
- the tmem14ca gene encoding transmembrane protein 14C isoform X2, which translates to MTDWVGYGYAALIASGGAMGYVKARSVPSLAAGLLFGGLAGVGAYQISQDPQNIWVSLVTSGALAGVMGKRFYSSRKVMPAGLMAALSILMVGKLGVGVLLQKPHES; encoded by the exons ATGACTGATTGGGTTGGATATGGATATGCAGCCCTCATTGCATCCGGGGGAGCGATGGGCTATGTCAAAGCAC GCAGTGTTCCATCATTGGCAGCTGGCCTTCTCTTCGGGGGCTTAGCAGGGGTTGGTGCCTACCAGATATCGCAAGATCCCCAAAATATTTGGGTGTCTCTTG TCACGTCAGGAGCCCTGGCAGGCGTAATGGGGAAGAGATTCTACAGCTCTAGGAAAGTAATGCCTGCTGGTTTGATGGCAGCTTTAAG CATCCTTATGGTGGGCAAGCTTGGAGTTGGAGTGCTGCTGCAGAAGCCTCATGAGTCATAA
- the tmem14ca gene encoding transmembrane protein 14C isoform X1, with protein MLPDIICMLFSPRDASQNSKMTDWVGYGYAALIASGGAMGYVKARSVPSLAAGLLFGGLAGVGAYQISQDPQNIWVSLVTSGALAGVMGKRFYSSRKVMPAGLMAALSILMVGKLGVGVLLQKPHES; from the exons ATGTTGCCAGACATTATCTGCATGTTATTTTCACCCAGAGATGCTAGTCAAAATTCTAAA ATGACTGATTGGGTTGGATATGGATATGCAGCCCTCATTGCATCCGGGGGAGCGATGGGCTATGTCAAAGCAC GCAGTGTTCCATCATTGGCAGCTGGCCTTCTCTTCGGGGGCTTAGCAGGGGTTGGTGCCTACCAGATATCGCAAGATCCCCAAAATATTTGGGTGTCTCTTG TCACGTCAGGAGCCCTGGCAGGCGTAATGGGGAAGAGATTCTACAGCTCTAGGAAAGTAATGCCTGCTGGTTTGATGGCAGCTTTAAG CATCCTTATGGTGGGCAAGCTTGGAGTTGGAGTGCTGCTGCAGAAGCCTCATGAGTCATAA